DNA sequence from the Coturnix japonica isolate 7356 chromosome 3, Coturnix japonica 2.1, whole genome shotgun sequence genome:
GCGGTGCTGCCGGCTGGAAGGGCCGGCCGAGCACAATTAAAGTAATGGCCGGGCATTTGCATAGGAACCTTCCTTGTGAGGAATGCTCTTCCTCAGAGCTGAATCATCCGTGTCTCCCTCCCGTCAGGTTGGGTTGCGGAGCTGGCACAACAATTTTAGTAGTAGAATTGCGATTACCCCATAATGACAGCCTCGAATTAATTAACCAGCGAGGGGGGGCTGACAGCAGATGAGGGCCATTGTTGTAGGCTCCGCTGAGTCAGCACAGCCCGGCTTTGTCTCACCGCATCACCTCTGTGGGCAGAAACACCGCTAACCCCGGGCACACGGGTGGGAAATAGCGCTGTTTGCAGGGAGGGAGACGGGGAGGGGGCAGCACGTGGGAGCTGCTCGGAAtggcacagaatcacagaatccttaagGTTAGAAGAGACCGctaagatcatcaagcccagccctcagcccatcctaagccatgtccctcagtgccacaacgAGCCAGCCCTCCCCTCTCGCTTTCGGTTCCGGTTGTTCTTTGCCGTGCCCGTACCCCACTCACCCGGTCTCTCCCGTCCCCAGTTCACCACGGGTACCTGTACCGACGCGGCGGTGCACTCCTGCGAGCTGTGCGGCAAGGGCTTCCGCCTGCAGCGCATGTTGAACCGGCACGTCAAGTGCCACAGCCAGGTGAAGAGGCACCTGTGCACCTTCTGCGGGAAGGGCTTCAACGACACCTTCGATCTGAAGCGCCACGTCCGGACACACACCGGTGAGACGGCGGCGGGATGGGAGCCACGAGCACGGGCTGAGGGTGATCGGGGTGGGAGCCGTGCGGGCGCTGAGCGAAGGCGCTTTGCCCTCTAGAGGAAACGAGCAGCAGTTCTTCCATCGCGTTGCGTCGCCACGGGCTGCTCTGTGGCAATGGGGCACTTGGGGGTCAATTCTGGCATCTGGAGGAGGCAGTGCGGTGTGTGCTGTGCCTCTGTTCTTTTGGGAGACCACGCGATGCGTTTGGTGCCTGCTGAGCACAGCGAGCAACACGGGGCTGGTTTGGGTTGTTGGCTCAGTAGGCAGGAAATCTTCCAGCTGTACGTGCAGGGCAGAGCCAACGCTTCACAAACAGGTGGTGTCTTCTACCCCTGCTCTTTTCTTTGGGCTTCGGAAACTCACCTTGCTTAGAGCAAGGTCTCTGAGCAGGAGCCATAAGCATCTCTGCTGTGGCTGGGGCAGCTGAACTCAACAGTCAGGATTGAACTGAGTTGTGGAGGAAGAAGGATCTGAAACACTACATTCCAGGTCAGGTGTCCCCAAATTTAACTGCAGAAATGACCATTTCTGCTCTCCAGCACGAAGCCAGGCTgagcaccagctctgctttttcctctgggGTTGCTTCCCTGAATTTTGGTGTTCCAGTGGAAACTGCTTGCAGCCAGATGTCACAGTGGGAAAGCCAAATGTGCTAACCCAGATGCATGGCATGTAGAGTTCAGTGTTAAACAGCAGCTCATACACATGGcaaaatgaaaacctgaaatgaTTCCAAACTAACGGAGAGGAACAGATCCTGACCAGCTGCCTTAGGTGCAGAcctgtgctgctgatgctggGTGAGCATAAAACTGCACCCAAATTACTCTTCATAAAGGATACGTTATTTGTATGTGAGTTCTGAGGAAGATTTGGAGTTTCTCTCCAACTGCAGCTCAATGTAACTGAAGTCAGTGCAGTCTCACAGCAGTAGGAGTACGGGAATCCACACTTCAGGTTCGATAGCTCTAGTTCTTTGGAATGAACTTGTTCTGGTTCTGATTGGAACTCCCAGTTAGTTTGGATTTCTGGTATAACATATTCCAGTGAGAGGAGCGCAAACTCAGCACAGTGCGATGACTAATTTAAAGCCATCTGTAGCAACACGGCAGCTTTGCTCTTCACTGTTCCTTGCCTGTTGCTCAATGATACACACTTAAGCAAAGCAGGCTTGGGGTAGCACGTTGTATCAGCTTTAAGGTTGGCCTTAATACTGAGCTACACTGtatgaagaaaaatcacaaccatgtttgggttttttaagtGTCGATAAAGCCCCAGGTGCTCATCTCTGAGCACTGAGGAGCTTTTGTTGTGAAATCAGAGTTGATTGGTGATAAAGTGGATActcttcactgctttttatAATGAAAGTATTCAGGCATTCAAATCACGAGCCACTGctgttcttcctcctccagAGACTCATTCTTTTTCCATCTCAGCACACTATTTTTGTAGAGCCTGTAATCACAATAATTAATATCTTATGAAAACACTCCTGCTCATTGCAAGTGCTGTGATCTCTGTATGTCCACATTTGGCAGCCATCCACTGAAGAGTgactaaaagaggaaaataacttACCAAGACACAAGATTTCATTCATTACAAGCACCACAATGATCACTTAGCTAAAACCAGCAGATCTTCCTAATGGCAGCACTAGGATCTTAAGTCAGGTCTTTAAAGGAGCAGATAACTGTTTCTTCTTTAGGACCACAGCTGCGATGGGCACCAGGAGCTTCAGCTCCCGCTTCAATCTCCTCAAAACATTCACACGTTCCTAAATACATCAAAAACCACTCATAAAGATTTTGGCTTAAAAGTAAAATGGTCTAATTACAGTGTCTTGGGACAGCAGCTACTTAGTGCCAGGTGTTTGCTTGCTATCTAGAAAGAAAGACAGCTTTGCTTTTAGCCCATTTCTTGGCTGTAGTAGATGTAAACTAGAACAATAACGACCCTCTTTTGGTGTTGTAGGAATCCGTCCTTACAAATGCGAGGTCTGCAACAAAGCCTTTACCCAGCGCTGTTCCTTGGAATCCCACCTCAAGAAGATCCACGGGGTGCAGCAGCAATACGCCTACAAACAGAGGCGAGACAAACTGTACGTGTGTGAGGATTGTGGCTACACCGGCCCCACGCAGGAGGACCTGTACCTGCACGTCAGCAGCGTTCACCCCAGCAGTGCTTTCctgaaaaaaacctcaaaaaaacTCGCAGCtgttttgcaaaacaaactgaGCCCTGTCCTGCAGAGGAACTCCAAAGAGGATGACAAAGATGAGTAACGCACTGGATTACTACAGTGGTCTACAGGAATGAAGTTTACACGTAGGACTACatagatattatttttttaaataacctattttgaaataaatccCTGAAAGAAAAGGGATGCTTTTGTTAATGGGACTCTCTTGATAATGGTAGAACCTCAACTTGAAAGACATATTCCCACAAATCATACAAACATCAGACTTTTATCTGGTCAAAAAATGGAAACCCTAATGCGGAGTATTTACTGACCCTGGCATTCAGGTAACGTGACGGCTGTTTCAGCTCCCCTGCACATCTGAATGGCACTGACAAACCAGCTCACCTTTTCCCAACACATTTCTTAGACAGTAACAGTTACCCCCCACAAAAATTACTTCTGAGGGTGAAAGAGGCCACATAAGAGTGGCTCCTAGTACACTGTTCTTATGTGCAGAATTAATTACGATTGGCTTACAAGCAGTACGTTGTGTTGGTACTTAAGTTTAAACGTGCAAATAACCTTAACTCTGCCCCCGTGCAGTAAATGAACCATCTGCAGAACTGCTATAAAAGATGAGCTgaaactttatttaaaacaaagcagaccTTCTTCCCCTCTGAAACTTTCCCTTCCAGGGCAGGGACTTGCATTCTAGGGACTTCAAGCTGTGAAATCATCTCATCCTATTTAGATGTAAGTGTGACCTTGACACTGACTTTTCTGGACTCCTCGTGCTCACCTGGGGATTGTTACCACATCATTTTAACATAAATCAATATTAAGCCAGAAACCCAAAGAAACCATTTTAATGATTGGAAGATACATATTTTCTGtaactttgtgtgtgtgttttatggtgtgtgtgtgcatttgggtttttaaaattcttaaacATCAGGTGCCTGTTCATTAGTACAACAAAGCTGTGCAAAGCAGATAAGAGTGTGACTTAGGCTGTTTGTCTCGTGAGATCAGTGCAAAACTGTATGCATAACTCTGCCCCCTAATCACCGTCAGTTTAGATGGCTGCTAGTGAGACTGATGCTATGAGAGAAGAaggtggtgctgctgctgagggacCAGCACTATGTCTTTGCTTTTAGGACTCCCCTTATATCCAACACTGTAAATCTcttcagaagctgctgcagtCCTTACTGGGCACTCAGGTGTCTAAGTTTGGAAAGACAGAGTGGGGTGGTTATTCCTCAGCAATAATCCAAGTTACACCGTTCCAATCACACGTTATTCATCTGTCTCATAACTTAATGGCCACAGTCTAGACTAATCTAAATGCTAAATAATTAATGGTTTTCATTGGTGATTTTTCCAATATTCATTTTGAGCTCAACATAGAAGTTTACTTTTGGAAGAATATATCACACTCTGTACGCATTGAAACAAACGCTCTGTATGAGCAATCAACTGTAACTCACCTGAAACAGCCCTGGCCAGGACCTTCCTAATCATTACTACTTCAATTGTAAGGTTCTGACTATCTACATAGgaattcaaataataaaatcaaacctCAAGATACCTCAGTCTTGTACAGACACCTCCTTGGATTCTCACGGGGAAGAGctttcagcagttttaaagCATTCCTAGTGGTACTGATATTTTATTCAGCACTAATCCATGTGCTTGAGATATTGAAAATGATGATAATAAAGCAATGCTACTATGTAAAGAACAAACTTTACTGCTATGTAACAGGAAAGTttgcaaaatacttttaataaaTAGTAAACttattgaagaaaaagcatctgaagtAATTAGAAGATACCATGAAAAAACTGCTAAGGCTCAGGTGCTAATCTAAGCTCCTCTGAGATGGTGCCATTATAACTGAATAGTGTAATTACGTAGCTCACTTCCTTTAACCCTCACAGTACAGTCCCAGACATGACTTGAGTTCAGCTTTCAGGAAGGAGTGTTGGCAGCGTCTATCTGAGCAAGTGAGTAGAATTCACCTAACCACAAAGGATCCACATGCTTGGCTCTGCTGAAACAGCAGCCCTTGGAGCAGCGGTGTAGGTGGCTGAAACCCTCCCCACCTATTTTAACTGGACAGGGAATTTGTggtggctgtgtgtgtggggtggTGGTAGGTGTTCTTCCTCCTGTAGGACACAATGCTTTAGAATTCCTTCTGTTACCACTGCCAAACTATGCTTTGCCAAAGAACTAGACACGTCAAGGTGGGTCATCCAGTTGATTTCAGACATAGAAAGCATTCACAGCAAAAGAACGAAGTAGCGTGTAACAGtacacagaagcaaaatagCCCTGGATGAAGAGCAAAGTTCCAACTTGACACTATGGTTGCAATAACTGCCCTGAACTGTCCGACAGGTTCTTCTACAGAGCACAGATATTCCCTGTAGCAGACGCCTTGGGCATGTCAATTTAACCGTCTGACAAGCTATTTTAAACTAGTGACAAAGCGGGTATGAGTTTGCATGGGACTGGCAACAGCTTGTTTAGGGACAAAACTGGCAACACCTTTACCTCTTCAGAACAGTTTGAGAACTCATATAGGGATGCCTGAGGCAGCCAGGCTTTCAAAAGTGCTAGACTGATACTGTCTACCTTCCCCTGCCTCTCTGATGTTACAAATTAATCCAAGACTTAAAAATAGCTTTACAAACTGGCACTGCTACTGAAGTTGGCAAACTTTCTCAGAAAGACTTCTgtaacaaacaaagcaacataGATGAAGCCAACACATGCCTATGCTGCCTGGGCTCAACTAGGCCTCATTCAGTAGGAAGCAGGATGAAGACGAAAACTTAGACAGCTCAGGGACATCTAATGGCTGTATGACGCACTGATGCAGGCACAACCCCATCCCAATGTTGTTCAACTTTATTTATCCAGCCCTAATCAACACAGAGAGTTCAGACATTATATCGCTTCCTACTTCAGCCTGAAGCATCGTCTCTTGCTTATGCTCACCTTCTTTGCATCCACAGAGCTGTCTAATTGCCCATCTTCAATGACACTGACCTACCCACTTGCTAAAATTCTGTGATGTGGAGATGTACTTGCCAAACAGGTAGAACAGAGTACTCACACAGCTTCGTTACAATTAGTCATCTCTGAACTTAGTTTCTCAGTCTCCATGTTTGTCTCCTTAGAAATCCCATTAAGCTCAGAGTAATCACACCGTCACCACGCCATCGTTTGAATAAGCACGTACCAGCACAACTAGCAACATTTTATTGCGCAAGTTTTCACAGTTCACTACTCTACAAGAGTCGAGTATCAAATCCTACAGACacttgcatttcttctgcagcaagCTTGCccattattttactttttttaggTACGGTTCTGGCTGATTTTTTTGAGGCCTGTAAGTCAGTTGTATTTCTATATGTAATCTACAGTGATATTAAGAAACTCATGCATATCaatcagagaaaataaacagaatgagGAAAAGGTTTTTCCAGACACATGAAGCGTTATCACCTGACACTGTGACTTGTTCTATGTCTGGCAACTTGACTTTATGAAATGAGCTTCAAATCAACTCCTCCGtttcagaacatttcttttACTGACACTACACAGCCCATTTTGGAACCTGCAGGAGGAGCTACTAGAAGTAGTGAATCTTCCTATCTATCAAAACACCTGATAGAAATTTCTAAGCGTATCAGTTACAATTCTGCTCCTCTGTTCCTAAGCCACTCCTGTTAAACAATCAACTTTTTTGTAGGATTTAAAAGAAGTACTTATGTGAGCTTTGCTTGTAGTTCATTGTGCAGGTTTTGCAGTTGCTGCtgtaaggaaaaacacaaatagtAACAGACCTGTTAATAGATATCTTTGAAATGGGCAAGAACTAACTTGACTGAAACCCAGTCGacaatattcatttatttttccattttcagagtctcagctttttctcaaaaacaaaaggatgCCCGAACTGCTTTTACTTGATTTAGCTGACTGACTGTAGAAACCTTCCTATAACTACAAactgtacagactgggagggaGAGATATAGGGATGATTTAGGTCTTCTCTGTCCAACAGGTCCACTGAAGCCTCCTACAAATGTGCATTCCccattctcattttcctttttctttttaagagggaaaaatgaCAGAGGTTAGCCCAAGTTACTAATAACAGAATTACTAAATAAAGATTTAAACAAAAGATTTGTGCTTTGGCTCTGTGCTCAGAACACTTGCCTCCGCATAGCTTAGTTTGGGTCAGTTTCTGTCCATGTATTCTTCAAGACGCAAAAGCCACTTATTCCAGTACTGGGAGCAGAGATCTGGATCCATGAAGTGTGGGTGTGCGGGGCAGCCATCCTTATAAGCAACCACAATGAGTCCACAAGTAACCTATAACGAAAAGCAGGAGGCTGTTAGAGATTGAACGTTAATATGCAACTTCAATCAGTAGTTTCAGCAATAGGACATCAATGCAAAATACTAGCTTAGATCTTAATGTCTCAGTATGGCTAGGGTTGGAAGACACCTCTGGGTCTGCCTGCTAAAGCAGGGACACCCTGAGCTGGGTGCTCAGGACCACATCTGAAGGACACCAAGGAAGAGCTTGGGCAGCCCGTGCCAGTGCTCAGtgaagaagtgcttcctgataTCTTAAATAAGAAACATTATGAGAAAtatgttctgaaatatttcatactcGAAGAACAGCTGTAATATCCAAACCTTAAGGAAGGTGAAGAGAAAGTGGTAGGAATCAGAACAGCAGAGTCCTTGAATTACTTCCTATACTGCACTTTAAGGATCTGTTTTATGCTTTCCCCCTTCAAAGCTTTGCAATTCCTCAGGTCAAGCAGGCCTGACTACAATTACCTTTGGAGTCTTAAGAGCGTCACATGACATGAGCAATGCACTCCCATCCCATTCCCCTGTTTGCACGctctttcactttattttttcgTCCTTTTTCTAGTCCTGGCACAAGCTAAAACCACACAGAACAAAGCACTCGGGACTCACCAAATACCAACTCACTGCAGCCTTACCTGACCTGTCATATCATCCCACCCCCTCAAAGAGGCCCCCCCAGACCCACTCAACCCCCACAGTCCCCTTAAAGAGAACCTAAGGCCCCAACAACACAATTGTTCCCACTGAACAGGGCTTACCTTAAAATCAGACAATATACTATGGACATGCAACGGCAGCAGGAAGACTGGAGTAATTATTTTGCAGTAAAGTTGTATGTCAGTTTAGCCTGACCTAAAGACTGGGCTGTTTTGTTACAAATCCTACTAACAGTTCCGTGCTAACGGCAGTAAGTTGGGAGAAATGAAAGTAATGCAGACACTGTTGCTTGTCTTGGCTGGCAGCAGACTTACTGACCTGGAAGTCATAATTGGCATCGTGATTTATGGCTCCAATATATGCTGCAACTTGCAGCGGGTTATCAAAAGTATTCTGCAGAAATGGCTTTGGTTTCTCTGATGTCTTCCAATCAATCACACACAACTGTCCTCTGTGTAAGACAACAAGAGAGGATGTTTCAGCTTAAATTCACTCATAGCAGGAAACAAGGCATAGCACAGCATAAAAAAGGCACATCATTTTCAGCCCATTTCCACCCAAAGTCATGCTGCTCATTACTATTTCCATCCTAAGGAATTCTTCCCCTGGCTGGCAGTTTAGATCTCAAAAAAAAGACTTGCTAATACCTGCTGCAATTGCTGGTAACTGCACTGCTCAAACTCTACTCAAAAACAAGTCCTCTACAGGACATAATAACAGTTCTGTCAGTAGATTCACCTCCGAGTCCCTCCATTTCACCCTTTTTGAAGGCCCTTCTAGCTTCCCCTCTGTAGCTCACCAACACACCTGCTCCATCACAGGATAGTTTCCCACATGCCACATAACATCACACAACACTTGGACATTACTTGGCTTCTTAGAGAACCAGTACCTCACCGATATTTAGCCACGCAGTCTACCAGGCCCAGATACTGAAGATTTTCGTGCTGAACTGCACTTTCCAGAGCTTTAACTTCACTGATATCTTTTAAGACATGTTGCACGCTTGATAAGTAGCCAGAAACAGCAGAATCTTCTCCTCGCTCCTTAGTTGCCATCTCTTCAGGCAGAAAAATAGATTCCAAAGCTGCATGAAAAAATTCTCCTTGGAGGAAAAGATCTAGGAAAGATGCAACATTTTAGAGGCTACACATAATATATGGCAAACATGCATAATAGATATTAAACAACTTAACTCTTAAACCAGACATGGACATAGTTCTGAAGAGTAAGGGCTTatctcagaaacatttcagagaagGATAATTTCAAATAACTATATCAGGTTTGTTGTGTCTGTTCTCCCTAGTAAGCTTATTCAGTCAAGTGCTTAGGAACTCAGAAAGAGCATAAAGAAGGCTACCCACTTTTCCAAGGAATAACTGTTTGCATAAGGAGCACTAAGTTATGTACCAGTCTTTCTGCAAAAGGCATTATTCTCCATGTCACCTCACACTGTCTTCAGTCCTACAGCTTAGGGGTCATTTTTGTATGTGGCtttattaaatgaaaacctCTAAAACCTTTGAACTTCATAGAAGAAGCTGTATATACTGTATGTGCAGTTTCTGATGATCAGCATATACAGCAATATGTGGAGTCTTCCGAACAATCAAGATGATATAATTTCAGAATGCTTCTTTTCACCCACTTACAAAATACCTTTATATCTCCAAGCAGGCTCAATAAattcagctggaaaataaatatttgtaaagagaaagtaacagagaaacagcagagagcagacagCATAGAGCAAAGGAGCCTAATTCTATTTTCCCCACTTATTTCTGGATCAGTTTTAATAGTCCCTGAACAAAGATTACACTGACAACATGTGCCCTTGTAATACGCTCTGACCTCTGAATTTGAAACAACTTAATGGATTTTTAATATACAACTTCTAGAACCAAACATTGCAGCTATGCAAAAAACCATCCAGACCATTGCTTCTGCTTCGTCACCACGCTGTGATAAGACTTACTTTTAGTATACTCTGCAAAGCCATCTTTCCCAAGTTCCAGTATCATTTTTTGCTTCCATCTTTCTAGATAAAAGGCCTGCTGCGGAGACATAGTCTGCTGAAGAACACGGGTAACACTGGGCATTTGGTTTTTTTGTAAAGCAATTTTCATGGGGCGGTTTGAATTGCTGCTCACAGACAGAATTCTCTTTGCGGGATTTATTAGAGAAACCCAATTCTTAGGagtttttgtttcagctttatTTGAAGTTGTATGTTTAAGTGGTTGTCCATATAACAAACTGTCTTCTTCAAAGATTGTCTCTGGTGTTTGAGCGCTGGCTTTGTAAGATGTAACAGAACACACcaagtttttgtatttttcttggtCAACTTGTTCATAACCgctcacttttttcttcttgctatgAAGACAAGCGGAGGTAGCCAGACACATATATGGGAACTGCTTTTGATAAAAACGTGgctgaaaaagcatttccagttTCTCCGATTTCCTACCCAGCAGCTGTAGGAGTTTCATTCTGTTGAGAAGCATTTGTGAGCAGCTAcagtttccttccttctattAGGACTGGTCTGTGGGCTATCATAATTTCCCCCTGTAGAAAAATCAATCTGTTATTTCCAAAGTCATAAAGCACACAACCATCAAACTATTTTTGTCCTTCGCCAAATAAAAATCTGCTACAGTGCCTTCATAAACTTAATGCCATCAGAATTCCTTTAGATTACTAACACAATAACAGACAGAACACATCAACAGGAAACCATCCTGAAAAGAACAAGTACTGGCTGGCAGAACTGGAATCAGCGAACATAAAGATGTTACCAGTAGCAAAAGGAGCAGTAGAGGATGCTCTTATAGCAACAACATCATGAAACTCATTTTGTaacaaacaaccccaaaatgggaggggaaaacagctgcagctgtttagATCAAAGAATCTTGTAACGAATGGGTGAGACCTTGGACTCCATTCCCATCAATATTGTTCTTCATCTATGAAGGACAAGACCTTCCAGCTGTAGAAGCTTAATCAGGAGTAAGCAGACACACTGtagtttttcttcacattttcacaCTGCTTCTGCATGGTTTGGGTAAATAATAACTCATGTAACAAAAAGCTAAcataaaacaacataaaaacgTAACCTGATGCAAAATTAACCAAAAAGGAAAGGTTAAAGGTGGAAAACTCCATTAGATTTGATCAGAAGTTCAATTTGCCCCCTCAGTCCTTTTTTATGAGTAAATTTAAGTTAGATCATTGCTTTAAATTACTGGGCTTTTAGGA
Encoded proteins:
- the MGME1 gene encoding mitochondrial genome maintenance exonuclease 1; this encodes MLLNRMKLLQLLGRKSEKLEMLFQPRFYQKQFPYMCLATSACLHSKKKKVSGYEQVDQEKYKNLVCSVTSYKASAQTPETIFEEDSLLYGQPLKHTTSNKAETKTPKNWVSLINPAKRILSVSSNSNRPMKIALQKNQMPSVTRVLQQTMSPQQAFYLERWKQKMILELGKDGFAEYTKNLFLQGEFFHAALESIFLPEEMATKERGEDSAVSGYLSSVQHVLKDISEVKALESAVQHENLQYLGLVDCVAKYRGQLCVIDWKTSEKPKPFLQNTFDNPLQVAAYIGAINHDANYDFQVTCGLIVVAYKDGCPAHPHFMDPDLCSQYWNKWLLRLEEYMDRN
- the OVOL2 gene encoding transcription factor Ovo-like 2, coding for MPRAFLVKRRSPQPAVRSWAGLPDDERADTYIPGGLGCAPGYEDNCSLESGGSGGTRDPELGDPPTPQAAPAELGAPGGMLLDLAVRRPAARSKIKFTTGTCTDAAVHSCELCGKGFRLQRMLNRHVKCHSQVKRHLCTFCGKGFNDTFDLKRHVRTHTGIRPYKCEVCNKAFTQRCSLESHLKKIHGVQQQYAYKQRRDKLYVCEDCGYTGPTQEDLYLHVSSVHPSSAFLKKTSKKLAAVLQNKLSPVLQRNSKEDDKDE